A genomic stretch from Edaphobacter aggregans includes:
- a CDS encoding VIT1/CCC1 transporter family protein produces the protein MAYAFWHYTTAMHQVAHGSQTSQTPHVEGHFESSAVVRDIVIGLSDGLTVPFALAAGLSGAVASSHIVVLAGLAEIAAGSIAMGLGGYLAARGDAEHYVSERQREEREIIERTHDEEEEIYEIFEQYSVDRSSAYPVLAALKQNPTAWVDFMMRFELGLEKPAANRAVRSASTIAFSYIAGGLIPLLPYMIIDNNGEALKLSTIITLLALAIFGALKGKLVGTGWLRSAIQTTVIGGIAATVAYALARLLNASHV, from the coding sequence GTGGCTTACGCCTTCTGGCACTACACTACCGCCATGCACCAAGTCGCCCACGGATCCCAAACCTCTCAAACTCCACACGTAGAAGGCCACTTCGAGTCCTCCGCCGTCGTGCGCGACATCGTCATCGGCCTCTCGGACGGTCTCACCGTCCCCTTCGCCCTCGCCGCCGGCCTCTCCGGAGCAGTCGCCTCTTCCCACATCGTAGTCCTTGCCGGCCTGGCCGAGATAGCCGCCGGCTCCATCGCCATGGGCCTCGGAGGCTACCTGGCCGCCCGTGGAGACGCCGAGCATTACGTCTCCGAACGCCAACGAGAAGAGCGCGAGATCATCGAACGCACCCACGACGAGGAGGAAGAGATCTACGAGATATTCGAGCAATACTCGGTCGACCGCAGCAGCGCCTATCCCGTCCTCGCCGCCCTCAAGCAAAACCCCACCGCCTGGGTCGACTTCATGATGCGCTTCGAACTCGGTCTCGAAAAGCCTGCCGCCAACCGCGCTGTTCGATCCGCATCCACCATCGCCTTCTCCTACATCGCCGGCGGCCTCATCCCTCTGTTGCCCTACATGATCATCGACAACAACGGTGAAGCCCTTAAGCTCTCCACCATCATCACGCTCTTAGCTCTGGCCATCTTCGGAGCGCTGAAAGGAAAGCTCGTCGGCACCGGCTGGCTCCGCAGTGCCATCCAGACGACCGTCATCGGAGGCATCGCCGCCACCGTAGCCTACGCCCTCGCTCGCCTGCTCAACGCCTCACACGTGTAA
- the glgX gene encoding glycogen debranching protein GlgX, with amino-acid sequence MALVTDPHKSEAAKTGAVTQQTHRVVTPATTIGSSSPLGATVRDGGVNFSIFSRKATSVELLFFDREDDALPSRIITINPETNRTYHYWHIFVPDLQPGQIYGYRIHGPSDPASGLSFNPAKVLLDPYGRSVVVPKNYNRDIAREAGDNTATAMKSVVVDPDAYDWEGDLPLKHSSAQTIVYEMHVRGFTRHPNSGVAPEISGTYRGLIEKIPYLQQLGVTAIELLPVFQFDAQDCPPGLVNYWGYQPISFFAPHHAYSSRQDPLGPIEEFRDMVKALHRAKIEVILDVVFNHTAEGDHTGPTLCFRGIDNSAYYIIDSHTSRYLDFSGCGNTLNTNNPTVRRMILDSLRYWVQEMHVDGFRFDLASVLARDSAGQLMADPPLIWDIESDPVLAGIKVIAEAWDAAGLYQVGSFVGDSWKEWNGRFRDDVRSFFRGDNGTVCRFADRILGSSEIYAHDNREAEQSVNFVTCHDGFTLNDLVSYNQKHNQSNGDDNRDGADDNRSWNHGIEGPTDDPAIETLRGRQVKNMLTTTLLALGMPMILMGDEVRRTQDGNNNAYCHDDESAWFDWSLLQKYPDVHRFVQILIARRLLRDTGPERHQITLTQLIKSAIKDWHGVKLNQPDWNEDSHSIAFSVYLAGENTFFYFIFNAYWEPLDFELPILINGDKHPWCRWIDTYLDSPQDIVEWQNPPAVSGHTYRAGPRSVVVLTCAEPSLSP; translated from the coding sequence ATGGCCCTGGTTACTGATCCACATAAATCTGAGGCAGCCAAAACCGGCGCAGTTACACAACAAACCCATCGAGTCGTCACTCCAGCAACGACGATCGGATCAAGCTCCCCACTCGGAGCCACCGTCCGCGACGGCGGTGTGAATTTCAGTATCTTCTCTCGCAAAGCAACCAGCGTCGAACTATTGTTCTTCGACCGCGAAGACGACGCACTCCCCTCACGCATCATCACCATCAACCCCGAGACGAACCGCACCTACCACTACTGGCACATATTCGTGCCCGACCTACAGCCTGGCCAGATCTACGGCTATCGAATCCATGGACCGTCGGATCCCGCCAGCGGCCTATCCTTCAATCCCGCCAAAGTTCTTCTCGATCCTTACGGTCGTAGTGTAGTCGTTCCCAAAAACTACAACCGAGATATCGCACGAGAGGCAGGGGACAACACGGCAACCGCGATGAAAAGCGTAGTCGTCGATCCCGATGCCTACGACTGGGAAGGCGACCTACCGCTCAAACACTCGTCAGCACAGACAATCGTTTACGAGATGCATGTACGAGGTTTCACGCGTCATCCGAACTCTGGCGTCGCCCCCGAGATCAGCGGCACCTATCGTGGCTTGATCGAAAAAATTCCCTATCTTCAGCAACTCGGTGTAACCGCAATCGAACTGCTGCCGGTCTTCCAGTTCGACGCCCAGGATTGCCCGCCTGGCCTCGTCAACTACTGGGGGTATCAACCTATCTCCTTCTTCGCCCCTCATCACGCCTACAGCTCACGTCAGGATCCTCTCGGCCCTATCGAGGAGTTTCGCGATATGGTCAAGGCTCTCCATCGTGCAAAAATTGAGGTGATTCTCGATGTCGTCTTCAATCACACCGCTGAAGGCGATCACACTGGCCCGACCTTGTGTTTTCGCGGAATCGACAATAGCGCCTACTACATCATCGATAGCCACACCTCACGCTATTTAGACTTCAGCGGTTGTGGAAACACACTCAATACCAACAACCCCACCGTCCGCCGCATGATCCTCGACAGCCTCCGCTACTGGGTCCAGGAGATGCACGTAGACGGCTTTCGCTTCGACCTCGCGTCGGTCCTCGCCCGCGACTCCGCTGGCCAGTTGATGGCCGACCCGCCCCTCATCTGGGATATAGAATCCGATCCTGTCCTCGCCGGGATCAAAGTGATCGCCGAAGCCTGGGATGCCGCCGGCCTGTATCAGGTAGGAAGTTTCGTAGGCGACAGCTGGAAGGAATGGAACGGACGGTTTCGTGACGATGTACGAAGCTTCTTCCGCGGTGATAACGGCACTGTCTGTCGCTTCGCCGACCGCATCCTTGGTAGCAGCGAAATCTACGCCCACGATAACCGCGAGGCAGAGCAGAGCGTGAACTTCGTAACCTGCCACGACGGATTCACGCTCAACGACCTCGTCTCCTACAACCAGAAGCACAACCAATCCAACGGCGACGACAATCGCGACGGCGCTGACGACAATCGCAGCTGGAACCACGGCATCGAAGGCCCTACCGACGATCCCGCCATAGAGACCCTCCGAGGCCGACAGGTCAAAAACATGCTGACCACCACCTTACTCGCGCTCGGTATGCCCATGATTCTGATGGGCGACGAAGTTCGTCGCACCCAGGACGGCAACAACAATGCATATTGTCACGACGATGAGAGCGCTTGGTTCGATTGGTCGCTCCTCCAAAAATACCCGGACGTACATCGATTCGTGCAGATCCTCATCGCGAGACGCCTCCTGCGAGATACTGGCCCCGAGCGCCATCAGATAACTTTGACTCAGTTGATCAAATCTGCAATCAAGGATTGGCACGGCGTAAAACTCAACCAACCCGACTGGAACGAGGACTCACACAGCATTGCATTCAGCGTCTATCTCGCTGGGGAAAATACATTCTTCTACTTCATCTTTAACGCCTACTGGGAACCGCTCGACTTCGAACTTCCCATCCTCATCAACGGCGATAAACATCCTTGGTGCCGATGGATCGATACGTATTTGGATTCGCCGCAAGACATCGTCGAGTGGCAGAACCCACCAGCGGTCTCAGGCCACACCTATCGAGCAGGCCCCCGGTCTGTAGTCGTACTCACCTGCGCAGAGCCGTCTCTTTCGCCGTAG
- a CDS encoding TonB-dependent receptor: MRRLIASMALGLVVSAGTGARYGWGQSVAQEQTPAGSAPTAAQSTATVAAGGTIKGTVKAGNVPLPGVGITATNTLTGKKYATTTDITGAFAMAIPRNGRYVVKAELAAFASDTKEVLINAAGQNGGKPEQVVEFGLQLASRVAQQQQQQASAAGTAAGNLASALGRGTQSLNVTGDAGEATDASAGSGNAGAQMPTLVGLGGGDTTATDSVAVSGQMGQTNGLANFSEDDIRQRVQDAIANAQRQGGAVGDMANAVAGMLGGMMGGPGGFGGGPGGGGGGRGGRGGGGGGGGGFRGFNPTQPHGTVFYQGGNGALNAAPFSVAQALGEEGAQVVKPSSMQNRFGVSFTGSPSIPGLYKANPKQFVFVNVTGMRNINPQIYNGTVPTLAERSGDFSQLLSTTGGVTSGQLYDPTTGLPILNNNLKNATTPLSPQAQALLNFYPAPNVPGASLRNNYQTVTNAGQNSTSAAMRFVRNFGQNNTFGRGGGGGGRRQAANAPKTLRQNINFNGSYSHAASDLRNIFLPLGGGSESTGYGITAGYTIGYGRLTNNASINWNRSHAQQQNYFTDGASDPLSGTGISIPKPVIGAEPGIFYGVPSLTIASFTGLSQTAASNSVNQTISFSDFVSYGYKKHNMRFGFDFRRVHADTIGGSNGTGSFTFTGYATQNPAASCTTPTTASCVASGSAFADLLFGLPQQSAIQAGANKTYLRANIWDWYAQDDWRVLSNLTLNYGLRYEYFSPYVEKYNRLVNLDHNADFTQVSPVQPGQSGPFTGSFPRSLVNPDRTMYSPRFGFAYRPKPKLFKETVVRGGYGINYNTGQYATIARQLAFQPPFAITQTNLVTTNTISGTAGCTPTNMTLASAFDCSTVPVQNNYAANQDYRLGHVQVWNVDIQHTFPMGIVTNLGYNGARGGGLDMLRAPNRTASGLLNPEAQAFTYEDSLAFSRFNGMSLNVRKRMQKGISLQATYFYGHSIDNASSIGGATGVPAQNDLDLKAEEGNSAFDVRHKLTGNWVMELPFGPNRAFLTKGGFWSKALDGFSLSGDFTFATGTYFTPHFSATVAETSTGTNNSLRPDRIFTQSITGPQTIRQWFNPTAFAPPANGFGTASRGSIEGPGIVAVDASLSRTVALGETRSFEARVTANNVFNTVQYSGIDSTQNSLTFGQVTSAAAMRTLTVIARYRF; this comes from the coding sequence GTGCGGCGATTGATTGCATCGATGGCTTTGGGGCTGGTTGTGTCGGCCGGTACCGGCGCGCGGTATGGCTGGGGACAGAGTGTGGCCCAGGAGCAGACTCCGGCAGGGTCGGCTCCCACTGCTGCGCAGAGTACGGCGACGGTCGCGGCGGGTGGGACGATTAAGGGAACAGTGAAGGCTGGGAATGTTCCTTTACCTGGCGTGGGGATAACGGCGACCAATACATTGACCGGGAAGAAGTACGCGACAACGACCGACATCACGGGCGCGTTTGCGATGGCGATTCCGCGGAATGGACGGTACGTGGTGAAGGCGGAGCTGGCAGCCTTTGCCTCCGATACGAAAGAGGTGCTGATCAACGCTGCTGGACAGAATGGCGGAAAGCCAGAGCAAGTGGTGGAGTTTGGACTACAACTGGCTTCGCGGGTCGCACAGCAACAGCAGCAGCAAGCTTCGGCGGCGGGGACGGCGGCTGGTAATCTGGCGAGCGCTTTGGGGCGTGGGACGCAGTCCTTGAATGTAACTGGCGATGCTGGCGAAGCCACCGATGCAAGTGCGGGATCAGGCAATGCTGGAGCGCAGATGCCGACGCTAGTGGGGTTGGGCGGCGGCGATACGACGGCAACAGATTCAGTTGCTGTAAGTGGGCAGATGGGACAGACGAATGGGCTCGCGAATTTTAGCGAGGATGATATTCGCCAAAGAGTGCAGGATGCGATTGCGAATGCACAGCGTCAGGGTGGTGCGGTGGGCGATATGGCGAACGCCGTCGCGGGGATGCTTGGTGGGATGATGGGTGGACCGGGTGGGTTCGGTGGCGGGCCGGGTGGCGGAGGTGGTGGACGGGGAGGACGCGGTGGTGGTGGTGGCGGTGGTGGTGGATTCAGGGGATTCAATCCGACGCAGCCGCATGGGACGGTGTTTTATCAGGGGGGAAATGGAGCGTTGAATGCTGCGCCGTTCTCGGTGGCTCAGGCGCTGGGTGAGGAAGGCGCGCAGGTGGTGAAGCCCTCGTCGATGCAGAATCGGTTTGGCGTTAGCTTCACGGGATCGCCGTCGATTCCGGGGCTGTATAAGGCGAATCCGAAGCAGTTTGTGTTTGTGAATGTGACGGGCATGAGGAACATCAACCCGCAGATTTATAACGGGACGGTACCGACACTGGCGGAGCGGAGTGGAGATTTTTCGCAACTACTCAGCACGACGGGTGGGGTTACGTCAGGACAGTTGTATGACCCGACGACCGGGCTGCCGATCCTGAATAACAATTTGAAGAATGCTACGACTCCGCTGTCGCCGCAGGCTCAGGCGCTGCTGAATTTTTATCCTGCTCCGAATGTTCCCGGTGCGAGTTTGCGGAATAACTATCAGACGGTGACCAATGCAGGTCAGAATTCGACAAGCGCGGCGATGCGGTTTGTCAGGAATTTCGGTCAGAATAATACGTTTGGCAGGGGTGGTGGCGGTGGTGGGCGGCGGCAGGCGGCAAATGCTCCGAAGACATTGCGGCAGAACATTAATTTCAATGGAAGCTATTCGCACGCAGCTAGTGATCTTCGGAATATCTTCCTTCCGCTCGGAGGAGGAAGCGAATCCACTGGGTACGGGATAACGGCCGGTTACACAATCGGGTATGGACGATTGACGAATAATGCTTCGATCAACTGGAATCGGTCGCACGCTCAGCAGCAAAACTATTTTACGGATGGAGCGAGCGATCCTTTGTCGGGGACGGGGATCTCGATTCCGAAGCCGGTGATTGGGGCTGAGCCGGGGATCTTCTACGGTGTTCCGAGTTTGACGATTGCTAGCTTCACGGGTCTGAGCCAGACAGCGGCGAGCAACTCGGTCAATCAGACTATTTCGTTCTCGGACTTTGTAAGCTACGGCTATAAGAAGCACAATATGCGGTTTGGCTTTGATTTCCGGCGCGTACATGCGGACACTATCGGCGGAAGCAATGGAACTGGGTCGTTTACGTTTACGGGATATGCCACACAGAATCCGGCGGCTTCATGCACGACTCCAACGACTGCATCGTGCGTTGCGAGTGGATCTGCTTTTGCGGACTTGCTGTTTGGTCTGCCGCAGCAGTCTGCGATTCAGGCTGGGGCGAACAAGACGTATCTGCGGGCAAATATATGGGACTGGTATGCGCAGGATGATTGGCGCGTGTTGTCGAATCTGACGCTGAACTATGGGCTGCGCTATGAGTACTTCTCTCCGTATGTGGAGAAGTACAACCGGCTGGTGAATCTTGACCACAATGCGGACTTCACACAGGTGTCGCCGGTTCAGCCGGGGCAGAGCGGGCCATTTACCGGGAGCTTTCCGCGGTCGCTGGTGAACCCGGATCGGACGATGTATTCTCCGCGATTTGGTTTTGCGTATCGTCCGAAGCCGAAGCTCTTCAAAGAGACGGTGGTGCGCGGGGGTTATGGGATTAACTACAACACTGGGCAGTATGCGACGATTGCGCGACAGCTTGCGTTTCAGCCACCGTTTGCTATTACGCAGACGAACCTGGTGACGACGAATACGATTTCGGGGACGGCGGGATGCACGCCGACGAATATGACGCTGGCGAGTGCGTTCGACTGCTCGACGGTGCCGGTGCAGAACAACTATGCCGCGAATCAGGACTATCGGCTGGGACATGTGCAGGTCTGGAATGTCGATATTCAGCACACGTTTCCGATGGGGATTGTCACGAACCTTGGTTACAACGGTGCCAGAGGCGGTGGGCTGGATATGCTGCGGGCGCCGAACCGTACGGCTTCCGGGCTGCTAAATCCGGAGGCGCAGGCGTTTACGTATGAGGATTCGCTGGCGTTCTCACGTTTCAACGGGATGAGCCTGAATGTGCGGAAACGGATGCAAAAGGGCATCTCGCTGCAGGCGACGTACTTTTATGGACACTCGATCGACAATGCGTCCTCGATCGGCGGAGCGACCGGTGTACCGGCACAGAACGACCTGGACCTGAAGGCCGAGGAGGGCAACAGCGCGTTCGATGTGCGTCACAAGTTGACGGGCAACTGGGTGATGGAACTGCCGTTCGGGCCGAACCGAGCCTTCCTGACGAAGGGCGGGTTCTGGTCGAAGGCGTTGGATGGATTTTCGCTCTCTGGTGATTTTACGTTTGCGACGGGCACTTATTTCACGCCGCACTTCTCTGCGACTGTGGCGGAGACGTCGACGGGAACGAATAATTCCTTGCGGCCTGATCGTATTTTCACGCAGTCGATTACAGGGCCACAGACGATTCGGCAGTGGTTCAATCCGACTGCATTTGCGCCTCCTGCGAATGGATTCGGAACGGCTTCGCGCGGGTCGATTGAAGGACCGGGGATCGTGGCTGTGGATGCCTCGCTGTCGCGCACGGTGGCGCTGGGAGAGACACGGTCGTTTGAGGCGCGGGTGACGGCGAATAATGTGTTCAACACGGTGCAGTACTCGGGGATCGATTCGACGCAGAACTCGCTGACGTTCGGGCAGGTAACCTCGGCGGCGGCGATGCGGACGTTGACGGTGATCGCGCGGTATCGGTTCTAG
- the egtB gene encoding ergothioneine biosynthesis protein EgtB, protein MPATIATPAASLLARYKAVRHATANLCRPLSPEDMMVQSCPEASPVKWHLAHTSWFFETFVLREFVAAYQPFHPDFPWLFNSYYNSLGDMPEKKLRSSFSRPPLDAILAYRAHVDAAMDRLLQHPLEDEAARRIVLGLEHEQQHQELIATDIKHALFTNPLHPAYLEAPPEQKPTPTIAPPLDWITFNPGLTEIGLTLDPASIEAFAFDNETPRHKVYIAPFRLANRPITCAEYLAFMEQNGYNRPELWLSEGWITQRAEGWQAPLYWQRDTTTKSGWCIYTLHGFIPLEDLSETPVCHLSFFEADAYARWVGHRLPTEFEWEHATQSHPVQGNLLETGNLHPTAAPPNEGLQQIFGDVWEWTASGYTGYPGYHPLPGALGEYNGKFMSSQMVLRGGSCVTPATHIRATYRNFFTPATRWQFSGLRVAHDAS, encoded by the coding sequence ATGCCCGCCACCATTGCGACCCCAGCCGCCTCCCTCCTTGCCCGTTACAAGGCCGTTCGCCACGCCACAGCTAACCTCTGTCGACCCCTCTCCCCCGAAGACATGATGGTCCAGTCCTGTCCCGAAGCAAGCCCAGTCAAATGGCATCTAGCCCACACCAGCTGGTTCTTCGAGACCTTCGTCCTCCGCGAGTTCGTCGCTGCCTACCAACCCTTCCATCCAGACTTCCCCTGGCTCTTCAACAGCTACTACAACTCCCTCGGCGACATGCCCGAGAAGAAGCTCCGCTCCTCCTTCTCCCGCCCTCCCCTCGACGCCATCCTTGCTTACCGAGCCCACGTTGACGCCGCAATGGACCGCCTTCTCCAGCACCCGCTCGAAGACGAAGCCGCCCGCCGCATCGTCCTCGGCCTCGAGCACGAGCAGCAGCATCAAGAGCTCATCGCCACCGACATCAAGCACGCTCTCTTCACCAACCCGCTGCATCCCGCCTACCTCGAAGCCCCACCCGAGCAAAAGCCGACCCCCACCATAGCTCCGCCGCTCGACTGGATCACCTTCAATCCCGGCCTCACCGAAATCGGCCTCACCCTCGACCCCGCCTCCATCGAAGCCTTCGCCTTCGACAACGAGACCCCGCGCCACAAGGTCTACATCGCGCCCTTCCGCCTCGCCAACCGTCCCATCACCTGCGCCGAATACCTCGCCTTCATGGAACAAAACGGCTACAACCGCCCCGAGCTTTGGCTCTCCGAAGGCTGGATTACCCAGCGCGCCGAAGGCTGGCAAGCCCCCCTGTACTGGCAGCGCGACACCACCACAAAGTCCGGATGGTGCATCTACACCCTGCACGGCTTCATTCCCCTCGAAGACCTCAGCGAAACCCCCGTCTGCCACCTCAGCTTCTTCGAGGCCGACGCCTACGCGCGCTGGGTCGGCCACCGCCTCCCCACCGAATTCGAGTGGGAGCATGCAACTCAGTCCCACCCCGTTCAAGGCAACCTCCTCGAAACCGGCAACCTCCACCCCACCGCCGCACCCCCAAACGAAGGCCTTCAGCAGATCTTCGGCGACGTTTGGGAGTGGACTGCCAGCGGCTACACCGGCTACCCCGGCTACCATCCCCTCCCCGGTGCCCTCGGCGAGTACAACGGCAAGTTCATGTCCTCCCAAATGGTTCTCCGAGGAGGCTCGTGCGTAACCCCCGCCACCCACATCCGCGCCACCTACCGCAACTTCTTCACCCCCGCCACACGTTGGCAGTTCTCCGGCCTCCGCGTGGCCCACGATGCCTCTTAA
- a CDS encoding ThuA domain-containing protein — MKCFLLMIFGLAGMVGVADAQQQPAFHVLAFYSETVERDHVDFAHQAIEFYKAAAQRDHFEFSTTQNWDDLNAEKLAGYQLVAWLDDFPHTEPQRAAFEKYMEHGGGWLGFHIAAYNDEGTHWPWFVQFLGGGVFYGNNWPPLPATLTVDDPGHPVVKRIPASFLSPTNEWYIWRPSPRLNRDVKVLITLSPSNYPIGMKDVITGGDLPVVWTNTRYRMLYMNMGHGDRIFTSEVQNRLMEDAVIWTATAKETALRR, encoded by the coding sequence ATGAAGTGCTTTCTCCTGATGATCTTTGGGCTTGCGGGAATGGTGGGTGTGGCTGACGCACAGCAACAACCGGCGTTTCATGTGCTTGCATTTTATTCGGAGACGGTCGAGCGCGATCATGTTGATTTTGCGCATCAGGCGATCGAGTTTTACAAAGCGGCAGCGCAGCGTGATCACTTCGAGTTTTCGACTACTCAAAACTGGGATGACCTCAATGCGGAAAAGCTTGCGGGATATCAGCTTGTTGCGTGGCTGGATGACTTTCCGCACACAGAGCCGCAGCGTGCCGCGTTTGAAAAGTATATGGAGCATGGAGGAGGCTGGCTTGGCTTTCACATCGCGGCTTATAACGACGAAGGCACGCACTGGCCTTGGTTTGTGCAGTTTCTTGGCGGCGGAGTGTTTTACGGAAATAACTGGCCTCCTCTGCCTGCGACACTGACAGTGGATGATCCTGGTCACCCGGTGGTGAAGCGCATACCTGCCAGCTTTCTCTCGCCTACTAACGAGTGGTATATCTGGCGGCCTTCTCCGCGGCTGAATCGTGATGTGAAGGTTCTGATTACGCTTTCGCCCTCGAATTATCCGATTGGGATGAAGGACGTAATAACGGGTGGCGATCTTCCTGTGGTGTGGACTAACACGCGGTATCGCATGCTCTACATGAATATGGGACATGGCGACAGAATCTTCACCAGCGAGGTGCAGAACAGGTTGATGGAAGATGCGGTGATTTGGACTGCTACGGCGAAAGAGACGGCTCTGCGCAGGTGA